Proteins found in one Pocillopora verrucosa isolate sample1 chromosome 12, ASM3666991v2, whole genome shotgun sequence genomic segment:
- the LOC131778833 gene encoding BTB and MATH domain-containing protein 38 isoform X1 — MCSSSGMDLFNTGDQLPKFSEPWNFSDAVLVVEDKRFHVHRSILAISSPVFNTMFQSGFKEATSTEIPLPGKKAEKIYELLCMIYPFPLQISDQHDVRSLLELSREYQISKLTSRCEERLLQKQSSVELVILAQEFSLKRLLEKCLASLARMNFQELKNCPNFDNIEAENLVCLLNNHLRWLKEQHAREIRQLREQFLKEKGRALEIANELNSCWGYNKLPIRGCACASYTKSCDNCCTVLEKFVKTKCGELIEALQQNV; from the exons ATGTGCTCATCATCAGGTATGGACCTGTTTAACACTGGAGATCAGCTGCCAAAGTTTTCTGAGCCTTGGAATTTTAGTGATGCTGTATTGGTGGTAGAGGACAAGCGGTTTCATGTGCACAGATCCATTCTGGCTATCAGCTCACCTGTGTTCAACACAATGTTCCAGTCGGGCTTTAAAGAAGCCACATCAACTGAAATTCCCCTCCCAGGGAAGAAGGCagaaaaaatttatgaattacTGTGTATGATATATCCATTCCCTCTGCAGATTTCTG ATCAGCACGATGTAAGAAGCCTTTTGGAGTTGTCCCGAGAATACCAGATAAGTAAACTAACTTCTCGCTGCGAGGAGCGTCTCTTACAGAAACAAAGCTCGGTTGAGCTGGTGATCCTGGCGCAGGAATTCTCGCTGAAGCGGCTGCTTGAAAAGTGCTTGGCCTCCCTCGCAAGAATGAACTTTCAAGAGCTCAAGAACTGTCCAAATTTCGACAACATAGAAGCGGAGAATCTAGTTTGCCTCTTAAATAATCATCTTCGCTGGCTTAAGGAACAGCATGCCCGTGAAATTAGGCAACTGAGGGAACagtttttgaaagagaaaggcCGAGCCCTGGAGATCGCTAACGAGCTGAACAGTTGTTGGGGATATAACAAACTGCCAATCAGAGGTTGCGCATGCGCATCGTATACCAAGTCATGTGACAACTGTTGCACAGTCttagaaaaatttgtcaagaCAAAATGCGGCGAACTTATTGAGGCATTGCAACAGAACGTGTAG
- the LOC131778833 gene encoding BTB and MATH domain-containing protein 38 isoform X2, which translates to MDLFNTGDQLPKFSEPWNFSDAVLVVEDKRFHVHRSILAISSPVFNTMFQSGFKEATSTEIPLPGKKAEKIYELLCMIYPFPLQISDQHDVRSLLELSREYQISKLTSRCEERLLQKQSSVELVILAQEFSLKRLLEKCLASLARMNFQELKNCPNFDNIEAENLVCLLNNHLRWLKEQHAREIRQLREQFLKEKGRALEIANELNSCWGYNKLPIRGCACASYTKSCDNCCTVLEKFVKTKCGELIEALQQNV; encoded by the exons ATGGACCTGTTTAACACTGGAGATCAGCTGCCAAAGTTTTCTGAGCCTTGGAATTTTAGTGATGCTGTATTGGTGGTAGAGGACAAGCGGTTTCATGTGCACAGATCCATTCTGGCTATCAGCTCACCTGTGTTCAACACAATGTTCCAGTCGGGCTTTAAAGAAGCCACATCAACTGAAATTCCCCTCCCAGGGAAGAAGGCagaaaaaatttatgaattacTGTGTATGATATATCCATTCCCTCTGCAGATTTCTG ATCAGCACGATGTAAGAAGCCTTTTGGAGTTGTCCCGAGAATACCAGATAAGTAAACTAACTTCTCGCTGCGAGGAGCGTCTCTTACAGAAACAAAGCTCGGTTGAGCTGGTGATCCTGGCGCAGGAATTCTCGCTGAAGCGGCTGCTTGAAAAGTGCTTGGCCTCCCTCGCAAGAATGAACTTTCAAGAGCTCAAGAACTGTCCAAATTTCGACAACATAGAAGCGGAGAATCTAGTTTGCCTCTTAAATAATCATCTTCGCTGGCTTAAGGAACAGCATGCCCGTGAAATTAGGCAACTGAGGGAACagtttttgaaagagaaaggcCGAGCCCTGGAGATCGCTAACGAGCTGAACAGTTGTTGGGGATATAACAAACTGCCAATCAGAGGTTGCGCATGCGCATCGTATACCAAGTCATGTGACAACTGTTGCACAGTCttagaaaaatttgtcaagaCAAAATGCGGCGAACTTATTGAGGCATTGCAACAGAACGTGTAG